From Flavobacterium arcticum, the proteins below share one genomic window:
- a CDS encoding glycoside hydrolase family 97 protein, with translation MRISFTSLLLLCIGFTSAQSVKSPSQDIVTEFKLDQSGSPYYSVTYKNQPVIAKSYLGLDIKNEPSLSDSFTIMGVKSASVNDSWKPVLGEVAVIQNKYNQMSVMLRQEGTGRLLNIIFKAFDEGVAFRYEFPKQDKLNYFVIAAENTEFNLTGDHKAFWIPGDFDSQEYVYNETLLSEIDNDKLNLNNGIAVKSITDKYTIQSPLMMKSKNGLYINIFEAAVVNYPVMHLNLDAKTHKLTSQLVPNAIGDMAYLQAPAVTPWRTIMVSDDARDIVGQKMILNLNEPSKIDDTSWIKPMKYVGIWWEMHVGVSTWDYSGTQDASQNKFAKRKPHGATTENTKRYIDFAAKHGFDGVLVEGWNTGWEDWFGNWKEEVFDFTTPYPDFDIKEVTEYAKKKGVKMIMHHETSGSVTNYERRLDRAYKFMKDYGYGAVKTGYVGKIIPRGEFHDGQAMVNHFNYVPQRAAEYKILINSHESSRPTGVHRTWPNYIAAEAARGNEFNGWSSGNPPAHETILPFTRLLGGPMDYTPGIFEVKMNVYDATKTEQVHTTLAKQLALYVTMYSPLQMAADLPENYEKYPDAFQFIKDVAADWDDTKVLEAEPGDYLTIARKAKGTENWFLGAITDENARKTTLTLDFLTPDQKYKAIIYQDGKNADWKNDPINYEIKTIKVTAKTKLKLNLAPGGGTAISIVPIQ, from the coding sequence GAGAATTTCTTTTACATCACTATTGCTTTTATGCATTGGGTTTACATCTGCCCAATCGGTAAAGTCACCATCACAAGACATTGTTACCGAATTTAAGCTCGATCAATCGGGCAGTCCTTATTATTCAGTAACCTACAAAAATCAACCTGTTATAGCAAAAAGCTATTTAGGGCTTGATATTAAAAACGAACCCTCCCTTAGCGATAGTTTTACTATTATGGGAGTAAAATCAGCTTCGGTAAACGATAGCTGGAAACCAGTATTAGGCGAAGTAGCCGTTATACAAAATAAGTATAATCAGATGAGTGTTATGCTTCGTCAAGAAGGTACGGGAAGATTGCTCAATATTATTTTTAAAGCCTTTGACGAAGGTGTTGCATTTCGTTATGAGTTTCCTAAACAAGATAAATTAAACTATTTTGTTATTGCTGCCGAGAATACCGAGTTTAACCTTACAGGTGATCATAAAGCTTTTTGGATTCCTGGAGATTTCGATAGTCAGGAGTATGTGTATAATGAAACACTATTATCTGAAATAGATAATGATAAACTTAACCTTAATAATGGTATTGCTGTAAAATCGATAACAGATAAATATACCATACAGTCGCCGTTAATGATGAAGTCTAAAAATGGACTTTACATTAATATTTTTGAAGCTGCGGTAGTAAACTATCCTGTAATGCATTTAAATCTTGATGCTAAAACACACAAGCTCACATCGCAATTAGTGCCTAATGCTATAGGAGATATGGCTTACTTGCAAGCACCAGCAGTAACGCCTTGGCGTACTATAATGGTTAGCGATGATGCTCGCGATATTGTAGGACAAAAAATGATATTAAACCTTAACGAACCATCTAAAATAGATGATACTTCTTGGATAAAGCCAATGAAGTATGTAGGTATTTGGTGGGAAATGCACGTGGGCGTATCAACTTGGGATTATAGCGGTACACAGGATGCCTCTCAAAACAAGTTTGCAAAAAGAAAGCCACATGGCGCCACTACCGAAAATACTAAACGATATATAGATTTTGCTGCAAAACATGGTTTTGATGGAGTACTAGTAGAAGGTTGGAACACTGGTTGGGAAGATTGGTTTGGTAACTGGAAAGAAGAAGTGTTTGACTTTACTACGCCATATCCTGATTTTGATATTAAAGAAGTTACAGAATATGCCAAGAAGAAAGGTGTAAAAATGATAATGCACCATGAAACATCAGGTTCAGTAACTAACTATGAACGCAGGCTAGACAGGGCTTATAAATTCATGAAAGATTATGGTTACGGAGCTGTTAAGACAGGTTATGTGGGCAAAATAATACCTCGTGGTGAGTTTCATGATGGGCAGGCAATGGTAAATCATTTTAATTATGTGCCACAAAGAGCAGCAGAATATAAAATACTGATTAACTCGCACGAATCATCAAGACCTACAGGTGTGCATAGAACATGGCCCAATTATATAGCAGCCGAAGCAGCACGAGGTAATGAGTTTAATGGTTGGAGTTCAGGTAACCCACCGGCTCACGAAACAATATTACCTTTTACTCGCTTACTGGGTGGACCTATGGATTATACCCCTGGTATTTTTGAAGTAAAAATGAATGTGTATGACGCTACTAAAACAGAGCAAGTGCATACTACACTAGCTAAACAGTTAGCGTTATATGTAACCATGTACAGCCCGTTACAAATGGCTGCCGACCTGCCTGAAAATTATGAGAAATATCCTGATGCTTTTCAGTTTATTAAAGATGTAGCTGCCGATTGGGATGATACAAAAGTGCTAGAGGCAGAGCCAGGCGATTATCTTACCATTGCTCGTAAGGCAAAAGGCACTGAAAACTGGTTTTTAGGAGCTATAACTGATGAAAATGCCAGAAAAACAACACTTACACTAGACTTTCTTACTCCTGATCAGAAATACAAAGCGATTATTTACCAAGACGGTAAAAATGCCGATTGGAAAAATGATCCTATTAATTATGAAATTAAAACTATAAAAGTTACAGCTAAAACAAAGCTGAAACTTAATCTTGCACCAGGAGGTGGTACAGCCATTAGTATTGTACCTATACAATAA
- the creD gene encoding cell envelope integrity protein CreD — METSQNPKNFFQSATAKIIMVGLLTLVLLIPLQYVKNLILERSNRQKEVIIDINQKWGGSVYFYGPVLKVPYTSYTETKVTDEKTKQVTINRTANTNYAYFFPDELNAIANVTTEERNRSNYKSVLFNSKMNFKGVYTMPDFSTESIADADIQWDKASVIIETNNIKGIKGEVAMTIGSQKYIFEPAADNSSFTKGSYAALETKSINVKEVFNTKSIPFNFDISYNGSEYIKIVPIGKQTTAKMTSNWNSPGFQGDFIPENKNITDSGFTAEWKISFLNRPFVQQHFGKLPNLSEYSFDVDFVIPVNQYQQSERAAKYGFLVIGLTFLVFFLIQTISKINIHIFQYSMIGLALIMFYTLLISVTEHSSFKFAYAISGVAVIVMIGLYSLSILKNKKFPLLITTSLGALYTFIYVIIQLENYALLVGSIGLFLILGAVMYVSRKIDWSNSHA; from the coding sequence ATGGAAACTAGTCAAAATCCAAAGAATTTCTTTCAATCTGCCACCGCAAAAATTATAATGGTAGGTTTACTAACACTCGTACTACTTATACCGTTACAATATGTAAAGAACCTTATTTTAGAACGCTCTAACAGGCAAAAAGAGGTAATAATCGATATTAATCAAAAATGGGGTGGCAGCGTTTACTTTTATGGTCCTGTTTTAAAAGTGCCTTACACCTCCTATACTGAAACAAAAGTTACTGACGAAAAAACAAAGCAGGTAACCATAAACCGAACTGCAAATACTAACTATGCTTATTTTTTTCCAGATGAGCTTAATGCAATAGCCAATGTAACTACCGAAGAAAGAAACCGAAGCAATTACAAGTCGGTTTTATTTAACTCTAAAATGAACTTTAAAGGTGTTTATACTATGCCCGATTTTAGTACTGAAAGTATTGCAGATGCAGACATACAGTGGGATAAAGCTTCGGTAATAATCGAAACCAATAATATTAAAGGTATTAAGGGAGAGGTAGCCATGACTATTGGTTCGCAAAAATATATTTTTGAACCAGCTGCTGATAATAGTAGTTTCACTAAAGGTTCTTATGCTGCTTTAGAAACAAAATCTATTAATGTAAAAGAAGTTTTTAATACTAAGTCTATACCCTTTAACTTTGATATTAGTTACAATGGTAGTGAGTACATTAAAATAGTACCTATTGGTAAACAAACTACTGCAAAAATGACTTCGAACTGGAATTCACCAGGATTTCAGGGCGATTTTATCCCCGAAAATAAAAACATAACTGATAGTGGTTTTACTGCCGAATGGAAAATATCATTCCTTAACCGACCATTTGTACAACAGCATTTTGGTAAACTGCCTAACCTTAGCGAGTATAGTTTTGATGTTGATTTTGTAATCCCTGTAAACCAGTATCAGCAAAGCGAACGAGCAGCTAAATATGGCTTTCTTGTTATCGGACTTACTTTTTTGGTCTTTTTCCTGATACAAACCATTAGCAAAATAAACATCCATATCTTTCAATACAGTATGATAGGTCTTGCTCTTATTATGTTCTATACGCTGTTGATTTCCGTAACAGAACATAGCTCTTTCAAATTTGCCTATGCTATATCAGGCGTAGCAGTTATAGTAATGATAGGACTTTACTCATTATCAATACTGAAAAACAAGAAATTCCCATTGCTAATTACTACATCATTGGGTGCTTTATACACCTTTATATATGTAATAATACAATTAGAAAATTATGCCCTATTAGTAGGTAGCATCGGGCTATTCCTGATATTAGGTGCGGTTATGTATGTATCCAGAAAAATTGATTGGAGCAATAGTCATGCTTAA
- a CDS encoding MFS transporter — translation MSTNQTKTNYPALYTLITVFFFWGFIGASNGVFIPFCKAKFGLDQFQSQLIDFAFYGAYYMGALLLFIFSTLVKKDILNSWGFKKGIINGLLISTLGAILMIFAVKSGDYYLILGALFIVALGFSLQQTSAQPFAASLGEPHTASNRLNLAGGVNSFGTTIGPIVVSLALFGVASGINIEEFAQRPESLDMMEILYIFVGALFLISAGLFFFSKKLPSGKIESVFEPAKKAMNTLIAITVILIAIFGYIFSRYEDPEFITRFIENKEKDFLGLGLTIATLLVIVFGLLFANSAAQKKPEGWGAMRYPQLVLGMLGIFTYVGVEVTIQSNLGELLGTPEFGELTGSAIAPFISMYWGSLMIGRWAGAITVFNPSNSMKKVLLIVVPYIAFGVVLLANYVSGQDITPLYAYAAIVLIQIVGFFMGQDHPAKTLMIFGLLGMTAMLIGLFTTGNVAIYAFMSGGLFCSIMWPSIFSLAIVGIGKYTSQGSALLVMMILGGGIIPPLQGKISDIIGIHSSYFIPVLCFAYIAFYGWYVVKVLKKQGIAEEVEIGGAH, via the coding sequence ATGAGTACAAACCAAACAAAAACCAATTACCCAGCACTGTATACTCTTATCACGGTATTCTTTTTCTGGGGTTTTATTGGAGCATCAAACGGTGTTTTTATCCCATTTTGTAAAGCTAAATTTGGGCTTGATCAATTTCAGAGCCAACTTATAGACTTTGCTTTTTATGGAGCTTACTATATGGGAGCATTATTGCTATTTATATTTAGTACCCTTGTAAAAAAAGACATATTAAATTCTTGGGGTTTTAAAAAAGGTATCATTAATGGATTACTTATTAGTACATTAGGTGCTATACTAATGATTTTTGCTGTAAAATCAGGAGATTATTACCTTATACTAGGTGCGCTATTTATTGTAGCACTTGGTTTTTCTTTACAACAAACTTCTGCACAACCTTTTGCAGCCTCATTAGGAGAACCGCATACAGCGAGTAACAGGCTTAATCTTGCAGGAGGGGTTAACTCTTTTGGTACTACTATAGGTCCTATTGTTGTTTCATTAGCATTGTTTGGTGTTGCATCGGGTATTAATATTGAAGAATTTGCACAACGACCAGAATCTCTTGATATGATGGAGATACTTTACATCTTTGTAGGTGCATTATTCCTTATATCTGCAGGGTTATTCTTCTTTTCTAAAAAATTACCATCGGGTAAAATAGAATCGGTTTTTGAGCCAGCTAAAAAAGCAATGAATACACTTATTGCAATTACGGTTATACTTATCGCTATTTTTGGTTATATATTTTCTCGTTATGAAGATCCTGAATTTATAACCCGTTTTATAGAAAATAAAGAAAAAGACTTTCTAGGTCTTGGATTAACAATAGCTACTTTATTGGTAATAGTATTTGGATTACTTTTTGCTAATAGTGCTGCACAAAAAAAACCAGAAGGATGGGGTGCAATGCGTTACCCTCAATTAGTATTAGGTATGCTAGGTATCTTTACTTATGTAGGGGTAGAGGTAACGATACAAAGTAACTTAGGTGAACTTTTGGGTACACCTGAATTTGGCGAACTTACAGGATCGGCTATTGCTCCTTTTATATCAATGTATTGGGGTAGCCTTATGATAGGGCGTTGGGCAGGAGCTATAACGGTATTTAACCCAAGCAACTCTATGAAAAAAGTATTACTTATAGTAGTACCTTATATTGCCTTTGGTGTAGTACTATTGGCTAATTATGTTTCAGGTCAAGATATTACACCGTTATATGCTTATGCAGCAATAGTATTAATACAAATAGTTGGTTTCTTTATGGGGCAAGATCATCCTGCAAAAACATTGATGATTTTCGGATTATTAGGTATGACAGCTATGCTTATCGGTTTATTTACAACAGGAAATGTAGCTATATATGCCTTTATGAGTGGCGGATTATTTTGTAGTATTATGTGGCCTTCTATATTTTCGTTAGCTATTGTAGGTATTGGTAAATATACTTCTCAAGGATCTGCTCTCTTAGTAATGATGATTTTAGGAGGTGGTATTATTCCTCCATTACAAGGTAAGATTTCTGATATAATTGGTATTCACAGTTCTTATTTTATACCTGTACTTTGTTTTGCATACATTGCTTTTTACGGATGGTATGTAGTTAAAGTATTAAAAAAACAAGGTATCGCTGAAGAAGTAGAAATAGGTGGCGCTCACTAA
- a CDS encoding lipoprotein: MKKVLITLSIVTILTACNNKKQDATEPAVIELNDTTATNTTEVTIPSSSKHADGEVITIEGRVTEIINGKDGYTAKIHTPSGEVYSATVSIANMDDPKQQYKTVKMGEDITVTGEVVNLESDVLIKVTELKKNTSEHRALKYEKH, translated from the coding sequence ATGAAAAAAGTACTAATCACGCTAAGTATAGTAACAATATTAACTGCTTGTAATAATAAAAAGCAGGATGCCACAGAGCCTGCTGTTATAGAGTTAAACGATACTACAGCGACTAATACCACAGAAGTAACTATACCTAGCAGCTCTAAGCATGCTGATGGTGAGGTTATAACTATTGAGGGTAGAGTAACCGAAATAATTAATGGTAAAGACGGTTATACTGCAAAAATACATACCCCATCAGGAGAAGTATATTCAGCTACTGTAAGCATCGCTAATATGGATGATCCTAAACAACAATATAAAACTGTAAAAATGGGTGAAGATATTACTGTAACAGGAGAGGTTGTAAATCTTGAAAGTGATGTGCTTATAAAAGTGACTGAGCTTAAAAAAAATACCTCAGAGCATAGAGCTCTGAAGTATGAAAAACATTAA